Proteins encoded together in one Phyllostomus discolor isolate MPI-MPIP mPhyDis1 chromosome 6, mPhyDis1.pri.v3, whole genome shotgun sequence window:
- the ZNF512 gene encoding zinc finger protein 512 isoform X1 → MSSRVGAVPATPGPTSFKQQRSTRIVGAKNRTKCSIKDNSFQYTIPHDDSLSGSSSASSCEPVSDFPASFRKSTSWMKMRRIKRAATPPVEGSGGGATKGKRKPRQEEDEDYREFPQKKHKLYGRKQRPKAQPNPKPQARRIRKEPPVYAAGSLEEQWYLEIVDKGSVSCPTCQAVGRKTIEGLKRHMENCKQEMFTCHHCGKQLRSLAGMKYHVMANHNSLPILKTGDEIDEPSERERLRTVLKRLGKLRCMRESCSSTFTSIMGYLYHVRKCGKGAAELEKMTLKCHHCEKPYRSKAGLAYHLRSEHGPIFFPESGQAECLKEMNLESKSGGRVQRRSAKIAVYHLQELASAELAKEWPKRKVLQDLVPDDRKLKYTRPGLPTFSQEVLHKWKSDIKKYHRIQCPNQGCEAVYSSVSGLKAHLGSCTLGNFVAGKYKCLLCQKEFVSESGVKYHINSVHAEDWFVVNPTTTKSFEKLMKIKQRQQEEEKRRQQHRSRRSLRRRQQAGIELPEEAEPSPRGGRDQRRNNEELLVSTSCKEPEQEPAPAQFQKAKPPKTNHKRGRK, encoded by the exons ATGTCTTCCAGAGTCGGTGCAGTACCCGCC ACCCCGGGGCCCACGTCCTTTAAGCAGCAGAGGAGCACGAGGATCGTGGGAGCTAAGAA CAGGACCAAGTGCTCCATAAAGGATAACAGTTTCCAGTACACTATTCCTCACGATGATTCCTTAAGCGGCTCCTCTTCTGCCTCTTCATGTGAACCAGTAAGTGATTTTCCAGCATCCTTTCGGAAATCTACCTCCTGGATGAAGATGAGACGGATCAAGCGAGCTGCAACTCCCCCTGTTGAAG GGTCAGGTGGAGGAGCaaccaaaggaaaaaggaaacccAGGCAGGAAGAAGATGAAGATTATCGAGAATTTCCTCAGAAGAAGCATAAGCTCTATG GGAGGAAGCAACGGCCTAAAGCCCAACCTAACCCCAAACCGCAGGCTCGTCGCATTCGGAAGGAGCCACCAGTGTATGCGGCAG gCAGTTTAGAGGAGCAGTGGTACTTAGAAATTGTGGACAAAGGCAGCGTCTCCTGTCCTACCTGTCAGGCGGTGGGGAGGAAGACCATAGAGGGCTTAAAGAGACACATGGAAAACTGCAAACAG GAAATGTTTACTTGCCACCATTGTGGGAAACAACTTCGTTCACTGGCAGGGATGAAGTACCACGTCATGGCAAATCATAATAGTCTG CCCATTTTGAAGACCGGAGATGAAATAGATGAGCCAAGCGAGCGGGAGCGGCTCCGAACCGTTCTAAAGAGACTGGGGAAGCTCCGGTGCATGCGCGAG AGTTGCTCTAGTACCTTCACCAGCATCATGGGATATCTGTATCATGTCAGAAAATGTGGCAAAGGGGCTGCGGAGCTGGAGAAGATGACCCTGAAGTGTCACCACTGTGAAAAGCCATATAGATCGAAGGCTGGACTTGCGTATCACCTGAGGTCAGAGCATGGGCCT ATCTTCTTTCCAGAGTCGGGGCAGGCAGAGTGCTTAAAAGAGATGAACCTGGAGTCAAAGAGCGGGGGCCGCGTTCAGAGGCGCTCTGCCAAGATAGCGGTGTACCACCTGCAGGAGCTGGCTTCCGCTGAGCTGGCCAAGGAGTGGCCCAAGAGGAAGGTTCTTCAGGATCTGGTCCCTGATGATCGGAAG TTAAAATATACTCGCCCTGGGCTGCCTACCTTCAGCCAGGAAGTACTACATAAATGGAAGTCGGATATCAAGAAGTACCATCGCATCCAGTGTCCTAACCAG ggtTGTGAGGCTGTCTACAGTAGTGTGTCTGGCCTTAAAGCTCACCTGGGCTCTTGTACTTTG ggaAACTTTGTGGCTGGAAAATACAAGTGTCTTCTATGTCAAAAAGAATTTGTATCAGAGAGTGGTGTCAAGTATCACATCAACTCTGTCCACGCTGAG GACTGGTTTGTTGTcaacccaacaacaaccaaaagcTTTGAAAAGCTAATGAAGATAAAGCAGCggcagcaggaagaagaaaagcgGAGGCAGCAGCACCGCAGCAGAAGGTCCCTGAGACGGCGGCAGCAGGCTGGCATCGAGCTTCCGGAGGAGGCGGAGCCCAGCCCTAGAGGAGGGAGAGACCAGAGGAGGAACAATGAGGAACTGCTAGTGTCCACCTCCTGTAAAGAACCAGAGCAGGAGCCAGCGCCAGCACAGTTCCAGAAAGCGAAGCCCCCAAAGACTAATCACAAACGAGGGAGGAAATAG
- the ZNF512 gene encoding zinc finger protein 512 isoform X2, whose product MSSRVGAVPATPGPTSFKQQRSTRIVGAKKTKCSIKDNSFQYTIPHDDSLSGSSSASSCEPVSDFPASFRKSTSWMKMRRIKRAATPPVEGSGGGATKGKRKPRQEEDEDYREFPQKKHKLYGRKQRPKAQPNPKPQARRIRKEPPVYAAGSLEEQWYLEIVDKGSVSCPTCQAVGRKTIEGLKRHMENCKQEMFTCHHCGKQLRSLAGMKYHVMANHNSLPILKTGDEIDEPSERERLRTVLKRLGKLRCMRESCSSTFTSIMGYLYHVRKCGKGAAELEKMTLKCHHCEKPYRSKAGLAYHLRSEHGPIFFPESGQAECLKEMNLESKSGGRVQRRSAKIAVYHLQELASAELAKEWPKRKVLQDLVPDDRKLKYTRPGLPTFSQEVLHKWKSDIKKYHRIQCPNQGCEAVYSSVSGLKAHLGSCTLGNFVAGKYKCLLCQKEFVSESGVKYHINSVHAEDWFVVNPTTTKSFEKLMKIKQRQQEEEKRRQQHRSRRSLRRRQQAGIELPEEAEPSPRGGRDQRRNNEELLVSTSCKEPEQEPAPAQFQKAKPPKTNHKRGRK is encoded by the exons ATGTCTTCCAGAGTCGGTGCAGTACCCGCC ACCCCGGGGCCCACGTCCTTTAAGCAGCAGAGGAGCACGAGGATCGTGGGAGCTAAGAA GACCAAGTGCTCCATAAAGGATAACAGTTTCCAGTACACTATTCCTCACGATGATTCCTTAAGCGGCTCCTCTTCTGCCTCTTCATGTGAACCAGTAAGTGATTTTCCAGCATCCTTTCGGAAATCTACCTCCTGGATGAAGATGAGACGGATCAAGCGAGCTGCAACTCCCCCTGTTGAAG GGTCAGGTGGAGGAGCaaccaaaggaaaaaggaaacccAGGCAGGAAGAAGATGAAGATTATCGAGAATTTCCTCAGAAGAAGCATAAGCTCTATG GGAGGAAGCAACGGCCTAAAGCCCAACCTAACCCCAAACCGCAGGCTCGTCGCATTCGGAAGGAGCCACCAGTGTATGCGGCAG gCAGTTTAGAGGAGCAGTGGTACTTAGAAATTGTGGACAAAGGCAGCGTCTCCTGTCCTACCTGTCAGGCGGTGGGGAGGAAGACCATAGAGGGCTTAAAGAGACACATGGAAAACTGCAAACAG GAAATGTTTACTTGCCACCATTGTGGGAAACAACTTCGTTCACTGGCAGGGATGAAGTACCACGTCATGGCAAATCATAATAGTCTG CCCATTTTGAAGACCGGAGATGAAATAGATGAGCCAAGCGAGCGGGAGCGGCTCCGAACCGTTCTAAAGAGACTGGGGAAGCTCCGGTGCATGCGCGAG AGTTGCTCTAGTACCTTCACCAGCATCATGGGATATCTGTATCATGTCAGAAAATGTGGCAAAGGGGCTGCGGAGCTGGAGAAGATGACCCTGAAGTGTCACCACTGTGAAAAGCCATATAGATCGAAGGCTGGACTTGCGTATCACCTGAGGTCAGAGCATGGGCCT ATCTTCTTTCCAGAGTCGGGGCAGGCAGAGTGCTTAAAAGAGATGAACCTGGAGTCAAAGAGCGGGGGCCGCGTTCAGAGGCGCTCTGCCAAGATAGCGGTGTACCACCTGCAGGAGCTGGCTTCCGCTGAGCTGGCCAAGGAGTGGCCCAAGAGGAAGGTTCTTCAGGATCTGGTCCCTGATGATCGGAAG TTAAAATATACTCGCCCTGGGCTGCCTACCTTCAGCCAGGAAGTACTACATAAATGGAAGTCGGATATCAAGAAGTACCATCGCATCCAGTGTCCTAACCAG ggtTGTGAGGCTGTCTACAGTAGTGTGTCTGGCCTTAAAGCTCACCTGGGCTCTTGTACTTTG ggaAACTTTGTGGCTGGAAAATACAAGTGTCTTCTATGTCAAAAAGAATTTGTATCAGAGAGTGGTGTCAAGTATCACATCAACTCTGTCCACGCTGAG GACTGGTTTGTTGTcaacccaacaacaaccaaaagcTTTGAAAAGCTAATGAAGATAAAGCAGCggcagcaggaagaagaaaagcgGAGGCAGCAGCACCGCAGCAGAAGGTCCCTGAGACGGCGGCAGCAGGCTGGCATCGAGCTTCCGGAGGAGGCGGAGCCCAGCCCTAGAGGAGGGAGAGACCAGAGGAGGAACAATGAGGAACTGCTAGTGTCCACCTCCTGTAAAGAACCAGAGCAGGAGCCAGCGCCAGCACAGTTCCAGAAAGCGAAGCCCCCAAAGACTAATCACAAACGAGGGAGGAAATAG
- the ZNF512 gene encoding zinc finger protein 512 isoform X3, producing the protein MHKARTKCSIKDNSFQYTIPHDDSLSGSSSASSCEPVSDFPASFRKSTSWMKMRRIKRAATPPVEGSGGGATKGKRKPRQEEDEDYREFPQKKHKLYGRKQRPKAQPNPKPQARRIRKEPPVYAAGSLEEQWYLEIVDKGSVSCPTCQAVGRKTIEGLKRHMENCKQEMFTCHHCGKQLRSLAGMKYHVMANHNSLPILKTGDEIDEPSERERLRTVLKRLGKLRCMRESCSSTFTSIMGYLYHVRKCGKGAAELEKMTLKCHHCEKPYRSKAGLAYHLRSEHGPIFFPESGQAECLKEMNLESKSGGRVQRRSAKIAVYHLQELASAELAKEWPKRKVLQDLVPDDRKLKYTRPGLPTFSQEVLHKWKSDIKKYHRIQCPNQGCEAVYSSVSGLKAHLGSCTLGNFVAGKYKCLLCQKEFVSESGVKYHINSVHAEDWFVVNPTTTKSFEKLMKIKQRQQEEEKRRQQHRSRRSLRRRQQAGIELPEEAEPSPRGGRDQRRNNEELLVSTSCKEPEQEPAPAQFQKAKPPKTNHKRGRK; encoded by the exons ATGCATAAGGCAAG GACCAAGTGCTCCATAAAGGATAACAGTTTCCAGTACACTATTCCTCACGATGATTCCTTAAGCGGCTCCTCTTCTGCCTCTTCATGTGAACCAGTAAGTGATTTTCCAGCATCCTTTCGGAAATCTACCTCCTGGATGAAGATGAGACGGATCAAGCGAGCTGCAACTCCCCCTGTTGAAG GGTCAGGTGGAGGAGCaaccaaaggaaaaaggaaacccAGGCAGGAAGAAGATGAAGATTATCGAGAATTTCCTCAGAAGAAGCATAAGCTCTATG GGAGGAAGCAACGGCCTAAAGCCCAACCTAACCCCAAACCGCAGGCTCGTCGCATTCGGAAGGAGCCACCAGTGTATGCGGCAG gCAGTTTAGAGGAGCAGTGGTACTTAGAAATTGTGGACAAAGGCAGCGTCTCCTGTCCTACCTGTCAGGCGGTGGGGAGGAAGACCATAGAGGGCTTAAAGAGACACATGGAAAACTGCAAACAG GAAATGTTTACTTGCCACCATTGTGGGAAACAACTTCGTTCACTGGCAGGGATGAAGTACCACGTCATGGCAAATCATAATAGTCTG CCCATTTTGAAGACCGGAGATGAAATAGATGAGCCAAGCGAGCGGGAGCGGCTCCGAACCGTTCTAAAGAGACTGGGGAAGCTCCGGTGCATGCGCGAG AGTTGCTCTAGTACCTTCACCAGCATCATGGGATATCTGTATCATGTCAGAAAATGTGGCAAAGGGGCTGCGGAGCTGGAGAAGATGACCCTGAAGTGTCACCACTGTGAAAAGCCATATAGATCGAAGGCTGGACTTGCGTATCACCTGAGGTCAGAGCATGGGCCT ATCTTCTTTCCAGAGTCGGGGCAGGCAGAGTGCTTAAAAGAGATGAACCTGGAGTCAAAGAGCGGGGGCCGCGTTCAGAGGCGCTCTGCCAAGATAGCGGTGTACCACCTGCAGGAGCTGGCTTCCGCTGAGCTGGCCAAGGAGTGGCCCAAGAGGAAGGTTCTTCAGGATCTGGTCCCTGATGATCGGAAG TTAAAATATACTCGCCCTGGGCTGCCTACCTTCAGCCAGGAAGTACTACATAAATGGAAGTCGGATATCAAGAAGTACCATCGCATCCAGTGTCCTAACCAG ggtTGTGAGGCTGTCTACAGTAGTGTGTCTGGCCTTAAAGCTCACCTGGGCTCTTGTACTTTG ggaAACTTTGTGGCTGGAAAATACAAGTGTCTTCTATGTCAAAAAGAATTTGTATCAGAGAGTGGTGTCAAGTATCACATCAACTCTGTCCACGCTGAG GACTGGTTTGTTGTcaacccaacaacaaccaaaagcTTTGAAAAGCTAATGAAGATAAAGCAGCggcagcaggaagaagaaaagcgGAGGCAGCAGCACCGCAGCAGAAGGTCCCTGAGACGGCGGCAGCAGGCTGGCATCGAGCTTCCGGAGGAGGCGGAGCCCAGCCCTAGAGGAGGGAGAGACCAGAGGAGGAACAATGAGGAACTGCTAGTGTCCACCTCCTGTAAAGAACCAGAGCAGGAGCCAGCGCCAGCACAGTTCCAGAAAGCGAAGCCCCCAAAGACTAATCACAAACGAGGGAGGAAATAG